In Nicotiana tabacum cultivar K326 chromosome 17, ASM71507v2, whole genome shotgun sequence, one DNA window encodes the following:
- the LOC107777165 gene encoding uncharacterized protein LOC107777165, with the protein MAMEVETQTQSQLGFPFWSPIRRRFHPDDPFFTAGNIQRELFAKQLALDLTEEEKQLVQNITDEESSNVFCPIVGCGARMRSLDDFEDHYATRHTASCSVCSRVYPTSRLLSIHVSEAHDSFFQAKVARGFPMYECLVEGCGVKLKSYKSRQQHLVDKHKFPATYEFFRKARPSKKQRQKIHHKPASRKTQETSSAMQVEDETMDNLVSAVSKLTTSDSPSAISFGRSRARGLSFVPRAVNRQIGPVTSTGGTQK; encoded by the exons atGGCGATGGAAGTAGAAACCCAAACTCAATCTCAATTAGGGTTTCCGTTCTGGAGCCCAATTCGTCGACGGTTTCATCCTGATGATCCCTTCTTCACCGCCGGTAACATTCAAAGAGAGCTTTTCGCTAAGCAG CTTGCATTGGATTTGACCGAAGAAGAGAAGCAGCTGGTTCAAAATATCACTGATGAGGAAAGCAG CAATGTCTTCTGTCCAATCGTTGGTTGCGGTGCACGGATGAGGTCCCTGGATGACTTTGAAGACCACTATGCTACGCGACATACTGCATCCTGCTCTGTCTGCTCTCGAGTTTACCCAACATCACGCCTGCTCAGCATACATGTATCAGAGGCACATGATTCTTTTTTTCAGGCAAAAGTAGCTCGTGGATTTCCGATG TATGAATGCCTGGTGGAAGGATGTGGTGTCAAGTTGAAGAGCTACAAAAGCAGGCAGCAACATCTAGTTGACAAGCATAAATTTCCAGCAACTTATGAGTTCTTCAGAAAAGCTCGTCCATCAAAGAAACAGAGGCAGAAAATCCACCATAAACCAGCATCGCGCAAGACTCAGGAAACATCAAGTGCAATGCAAGTCGAAGATGAAACTATGGACAATCTCGTTTCAGCAGTATCAAAATTAACCACTTCAGACTCTCCTTCAGCAATCAGCTTTGGCCGTAGTAGGGCTCGAGGATTGTCATTTGTGCCTCGTGCTGTAAATCGGCAGATAGGACCAGTCACCTCAACAGGTGGAACGCAAAAATAG
- the LOC107777167 gene encoding F-box/kelch-repeat protein At3g23880-like, with product MGTHIPEEEIVMDILTRLPVKSLFRFKCVSESWKTIISQPYFKKKHLDHAKNQLNSQKLLFAGSRRDRTIYFYCYSLSSVQLVKDRRSLDWPLNSEIPYCRMKVFASCDGLFLIGIWSKPDDQPSLLLLWNPTTRESIIIPHETPQLESVYGLGYDSTSDDYILFRVDTDEQALDEILALKNGSWRKIYKTSSWEVSYLLSGWHCLAFVHEAFHWLGFLRGFSVASFNISDEKYREIPLPVTMPLIPQIGPEAFYVDVGVSVVEGMLSVFYNDEITFNLWVMKNYGVIESWTKLLNIPSNGIHFIRPIYKFFDGEMLLRYRDWIASPVYTTSDGPIGLSNRIWPQACDIGEIRIYEDGVIYTESLISPKLDH from the coding sequence ATGGGAACTCACATCCCAGAAGAGGAAATAGTTATGGACATCCTCACCAGACTACCTGTGAAGTCTCTTTTTCGATTCAAGTGCGTTTCAGAATCTTGGAAGACAATAATCTCTCAACCTTATTTTAAGAAGAAGCATCTCGATCATGCTAAGAACCAACTAAATTCCCAAAAATTGCTTTTTGCCGGAAGTAGGAGGGATAGAACTATTTACTTCTATTGTTATTCTTTATCCTCCGTTCAACTTGTTAAGGATAGAAGGAGTCTTGATTGGCCTTTAAATTCTGAAATTCCATATTGCCGTATGAAAGTCTTTGCTAGTTGCGACGGCTTGTTTCTCATTGGAATTTGGAGTAAACCTGACGATCAACCTTCGTTGTTATTGCTATGGAACCCCACCACACGAGAATCAATAATAATTCCCCATGAAACGCCACAACTGGAATCTGTTTACggattgggatatgactctactAGTGATGATTATATACTCTTTAGAGTTGACACGGACGAACAAGCACTCGATGAAATTCTCGCACTGAAAAATGGTTCCTGGAGAAAAATTTATAAAACCTCAAGTTGGGAGGTTTCCTATTTGTTGTCTGGTTGGCATTGTTTGGCATTCGTACATGAAGCATTTCATTGGCTTGGTTTCCTACGAGGGTTCTCTGTGGCTTCATTTAATATTTCAGATGAAAAGTATAGAGAAATACCATTGCCAGTGACAATGCCATTAATTCCACAGATAGGGCCAGAGGCATTTTATGTTGATGTGGGCGTATCAGTAGTGGAAGGAATGCTTAGTGTTTTTTATAACGACGAGATAACTTTTAATTTATGGGTAATGAAAAACTATGGTGTCATAGAATCTTGGACAAAATTGCTCAATATACCAAGTAATGGAATTCATTTTATCAGGCCCATATATAAGTTTTTCGATGGTGAAATGCTACTTCGCTACAGAGATTGGATAGCAAGTCCTGTTTATACAACATCCGATGGACCAATTGGATTAAGCAATCGGATATGGCCTCAAGCTTGTGATATTGGTGAAATCAGAATTTATGAGGATGGTGTTATTTATACGGAAAGTTTGATCTCTCCGAAATTAGATCATTAA